One segment of Pantoea sp. Lij88 DNA contains the following:
- the atpA gene encoding F0F1 ATP synthase subunit alpha, with amino-acid sequence MQLNSTEISELIKQRIAQFNVVSEAHNEGTIVSVSDGIIRVHGLADVMQGEMIALPGNRYAIALNLERDSVGAVVMGPYADLAEGMKVKCTGRILEVPVGRGLLGRVVNTLGAPIDGKGAIDNDGFSPVEVIAPGVIDRQSVDQPVQTGYKSVDAMIPIGRGQRELIIGDRQTGKTAMAIDAIINQRDSGIKCVYVAIGQKASTISNVVRKLEEHGALQNTIVVVASASESAALQYLSPYAGCAMGEYFRDRGEDALIVYDDLSKQAIAYRQISLLLRRPPGREAFPGDVFYLHSRLLERASRVSADYVERFTNGAVTGKTGSLTALPIIETQAGDVSAFVPTNVISITDGQIFLESNLFNSGIRPAVNPGISVSRVGGAAQTKIIKKLSGGIRTALAQYRELAAFSQFASDLDDATRKQLSHGQKVTELLKQKQYAPMSVAQQGLVLFAAERGYLNDVELAKIGSFEAALLAFADRDHAELMAEINQSGNFNNDIEAKLKGLIDTFKATQSW; translated from the coding sequence ATGCAACTGAATTCCACCGAAATCAGCGAACTGATCAAGCAGCGCATTGCTCAGTTCAATGTCGTGAGTGAAGCTCACAACGAAGGTACGATTGTTTCTGTAAGTGACGGTATCATCCGCGTACACGGCCTGGCCGATGTGATGCAGGGTGAGATGATTGCCCTGCCGGGTAACCGTTACGCTATCGCCCTGAACCTCGAGCGTGACTCGGTTGGTGCAGTGGTGATGGGTCCTTACGCTGACCTCGCCGAAGGCATGAAGGTTAAGTGTACTGGCCGTATTCTTGAAGTACCGGTAGGCCGTGGCCTGCTGGGCCGCGTCGTGAACACCCTGGGTGCGCCGATCGACGGTAAAGGCGCAATCGACAACGACGGTTTCTCACCGGTCGAAGTGATTGCACCTGGCGTTATCGATCGTCAGTCAGTCGACCAGCCGGTTCAGACCGGTTATAAGTCGGTCGATGCGATGATTCCAATCGGCCGTGGCCAGCGTGAGCTGATCATCGGTGACCGTCAGACCGGTAAAACCGCGATGGCGATCGATGCGATCATCAACCAGCGCGACTCAGGCATCAAGTGTGTCTACGTTGCGATTGGTCAGAAAGCCTCAACCATCTCTAACGTGGTTCGTAAGCTGGAAGAGCATGGCGCACTGCAGAACACCATCGTTGTTGTGGCGTCTGCTTCTGAATCTGCTGCACTGCAGTATCTCTCTCCGTACGCAGGTTGTGCGATGGGCGAATACTTCCGTGACCGTGGTGAAGATGCGCTGATCGTATACGATGACCTCTCCAAGCAGGCTATCGCTTACCGTCAAATCTCTCTGCTGCTGCGCCGTCCACCAGGCCGTGAAGCTTTCCCTGGCGACGTGTTCTATCTCCACTCCCGTCTGCTGGAACGTGCATCACGCGTAAGCGCTGATTATGTTGAACGTTTCACCAATGGCGCAGTGACAGGTAAAACCGGTTCACTGACCGCGCTCCCGATCATCGAAACCCAGGCGGGCGACGTTTCTGCGTTCGTTCCGACCAACGTAATCTCGATTACTGATGGTCAGATCTTCCTGGAATCGAACCTGTTTAACTCCGGTATTCGTCCGGCCGTTAACCCAGGTATTTCGGTATCCCGCGTAGGTGGTGCTGCACAGACCAAGATCATCAAGAAACTGTCCGGTGGTATCCGTACCGCGCTGGCACAGTATCGTGAACTGGCGGCGTTCTCGCAGTTCGCGTCTGATCTGGACGATGCAACCCGCAAACAGCTGAGCCATGGTCAGAAAGTGACTGAGCTGCTGAAGCAGAAACAGTATGCGCCGATGTCAGTCGCGCAGCAGGGTCTGGTTCTGTTCGCTGCAGAGCGTGGCTACCTGAACGACGTTGAACTGGCAAAAATTGGCAGCTTCG
- the atpH gene encoding F0F1 ATP synthase subunit delta translates to MSDLITVARPYAKAAFDFAVEHQSIERWQQMLAFAAEVARNEQMADLLSGALAPEALAASFNAVCGDQLDEPAQNLIKVMAENGRLTALPAVLAQYIELRDAYEATAEVDVISASTLSDDQLNKISAAMEKRLSRKVKLNCKIDKSVMAGVIIRSGDLVIDGSVRGRLDRLADVLQS, encoded by the coding sequence ATGTCTGATCTGATTACTGTAGCTCGCCCCTACGCCAAAGCAGCTTTTGACTTTGCTGTTGAGCATCAAAGTATAGAACGCTGGCAACAGATGCTGGCGTTTGCCGCAGAAGTGGCTCGCAATGAACAGATGGCTGATCTTCTCTCAGGTGCATTAGCACCCGAAGCGCTGGCAGCGTCGTTCAACGCAGTCTGTGGTGATCAACTGGATGAACCCGCGCAGAACCTGATTAAGGTGATGGCGGAAAACGGACGTTTGACAGCGCTTCCGGCTGTACTGGCTCAATACATCGAACTGCGTGACGCTTATGAAGCCACCGCTGAAGTTGATGTTATCTCCGCCAGTACGCTGAGTGACGACCAGCTGAATAAAATCAGCGCCGCGATGGAAAAACGTCTGTCACGCAAAGTTAAGCTGAATTGCAAAATTGATAAGTCTGTGATGGCAGGCGTGATCATCCGTTCGGGTGATCTGGTTATTGACGGCAGCGTACGCGGCCGACTTGACCGTCTGGCTGACGTCTTGCAGTCTTAA
- the atpF gene encoding F0F1 ATP synthase subunit B, producing MNINATILGQAIAFILFVAFCMKYVWPPLMAAIEKRQKEIAEGLASAERAKKDLDLAQANATDQLKKAKEDAQVIIEQANKRRAQILDEAKTEAENERNRIVTQAQAEIDAERKRAREELRKQVALLAMAGAEKIIERSVDEAANSDIVDKLVAEL from the coding sequence GTGAACATTAATGCAACAATCCTCGGCCAGGCTATCGCGTTCATCCTGTTTGTCGCGTTCTGCATGAAGTACGTATGGCCGCCGCTTATGGCTGCTATCGAAAAGCGCCAGAAAGAAATTGCTGAAGGCCTTGCTTCTGCTGAACGTGCTAAGAAAGATTTGGATCTCGCGCAGGCTAATGCGACCGACCAGCTGAAAAAAGCCAAAGAAGACGCTCAGGTCATTATCGAGCAAGCGAACAAGCGTCGCGCGCAGATTCTGGACGAAGCCAAAACCGAAGCTGAAAACGAACGTAATCGCATCGTGACACAAGCGCAGGCTGAAATTGATGCCGAACGCAAACGTGCGCGTGAAGAACTGCGTAAGCAGGTTGCGTTGCTGGCTATGGCTGGCGCCGAGAAGATCATCGAACGCTCCGTGGATGAAGCTGCTAACAGCGACATCGTTGATAAACTGGTCGCTGAACTGTAA
- the atpE gene encoding F0F1 ATP synthase subunit C has translation MENLNMDLLYMAAAVMMGLAAIGAAIGIGILGGKFLEGAARQPDLIPLLRTQFFVVMGLVDAIPMIAVGLGLYVMFAVA, from the coding sequence ATGGAAAACCTGAATATGGATCTGCTGTACATGGCTGCCGCTGTGATGATGGGCCTGGCGGCAATCGGTGCTGCGATCGGTATCGGCATCCTCGGAGGAAAATTCCTGGAAGGCGCTGCTCGTCAGCCTGACCTGATTCCTCTGCTGCGCACGCAGTTCTTTGTTGTAATGGGTCTGGTGGATGCAATCCCGATGATCGCTGTTGGTCTGGGTCTGTACGTGATGTTTGCTGTCGCCTAA
- the atpB gene encoding F0F1 ATP synthase subunit A gives MAAGEISTPQEYIGHHLTHLQLDLRTFEIVNPHDAPATFWVLNIDSMFFSMVLGIIFLVLFRSVAKSATSGVPGKMQAAIELVVGFVDSNVRDMYHGKSKLIAPLALTIFVWVFLMNFMDLLPIDLLPYIGEHVFGLPALRVVPSADVNITLSMALGVFILILFYSIKMKGIGGFTKELTLQPFNHPIFIPINLILEGVSLLSKPVSLGLRLFGNMYAGELIFILIAGLLPWWSQWVLNVPWAIFHILIISLQAFIFMVLTIVYLSMASEEH, from the coding sequence ATGGCTGCAGGAGAAATCTCTACTCCGCAAGAGTACATCGGTCACCACCTGACTCATCTTCAGTTGGACCTGCGTACCTTCGAGATAGTGAATCCGCACGACGCTCCCGCGACGTTCTGGGTATTAAATATCGATTCCATGTTTTTCTCTATGGTGCTGGGAATCATCTTCCTGGTGTTGTTCCGTAGCGTGGCGAAGTCTGCCACCAGCGGTGTGCCAGGGAAAATGCAGGCGGCTATCGAACTGGTTGTCGGTTTCGTCGATAGTAACGTTCGCGACATGTATCACGGTAAGAGCAAACTTATCGCCCCGCTGGCTCTGACAATCTTTGTCTGGGTCTTCCTGATGAACTTCATGGATCTGCTGCCAATCGACTTGCTGCCATATATTGGCGAGCACGTGTTTGGTTTGCCGGCGCTTCGCGTCGTACCATCTGCAGACGTGAACATCACGCTATCTATGGCGTTGGGCGTATTTATTTTGATTCTGTTCTACAGCATCAAAATGAAAGGCATTGGCGGCTTCACGAAAGAGCTGACGCTGCAGCCTTTTAACCACCCGATCTTCATCCCGATCAACCTGATTCTGGAAGGTGTGAGCCTGCTGTCTAAGCCTGTATCACTGGGTTTACGACTGTTCGGTAACATGTATGCGGGTGAACTGATCTTTATCCTTATTGCCGGTCTGTTGCCGTGGTGGTCGCAGTGGGTGCTGAATGTGCCGTGGGCCATTTTCCACATCCTGATCATTTCGCTACAGGCTTTCATTTTCATGGTCCTCACGATCGTCTATCTGTCGATGGCATCTGAAGAGCATTGA
- the atpI gene encoding F0F1 ATP synthase subunit I has translation MSVSLYSVKFARTVLMIQLVTIVIIGALFAVKDVTWGVSALAGGAAAWLPNVLFLFLAWRLQGQPPASGRVAWSFALGEIAKVFATIILLIVALGLFGAVFWPVGITWLSVLVVQMLAPAVINNKG, from the coding sequence ATGTCAGTGTCTCTTTACAGTGTAAAATTCGCCAGAACGGTGCTGATGATTCAGCTGGTGACAATAGTCATCATCGGCGCGCTCTTTGCTGTTAAAGATGTCACATGGGGTGTCTCTGCTCTTGCTGGCGGAGCGGCAGCCTGGCTGCCAAACGTATTGTTTTTGTTTTTAGCCTGGCGCCTGCAGGGGCAACCCCCCGCTTCGGGGCGAGTCGCGTGGAGCTTCGCTTTAGGTGAAATAGCCAAAGTGTTTGCGACCATCATTTTGCTCATTGTGGCGTTGGGTCTGTTCGGGGCGGTCTTCTGGCCGGTCGGAATAACCTGGTTATCGGTGCTGGTGGTTCAAATGCTGGCACCGGCGGTAATTAACAACAAAGGGTAA
- the rsmG gene encoding 16S rRNA (guanine(527)-N(7))-methyltransferase RsmG, which translates to MINTLTSLLKAAGISLSDQQKQQLVAYVGLLDKWNKAYNLTSVRDPQQMLVRHILDSIVVAPHLKGSRFIDVGTGPGLPGIPLAIVMPDAHFTLLDSLGKRVRFLRQVQHELGLTNITPVQSRVEAFPAEPPFDGVISRAFASLTDMVNWCHHLPGREGRFFALKGVRPDDEIAELPAGYVSDAVIKLQVPQLEGDRHLVIIRHQ; encoded by the coding sequence GTGATCAACACACTCACGTCGCTGCTAAAAGCAGCCGGTATTTCCCTCTCCGATCAACAAAAACAGCAGCTGGTTGCCTATGTCGGCCTGCTGGACAAGTGGAACAAAGCCTACAATCTGACATCCGTGCGCGACCCGCAGCAGATGCTGGTCCGCCATATTCTCGACAGCATCGTGGTGGCGCCGCATCTGAAAGGCTCACGTTTTATTGATGTCGGAACCGGACCCGGATTGCCTGGCATTCCGCTGGCTATCGTGATGCCCGATGCGCACTTTACGCTGCTCGACAGCCTGGGCAAGCGGGTGCGTTTCCTGCGTCAGGTTCAGCATGAGTTAGGACTCACTAACATTACTCCGGTGCAGAGCCGGGTTGAGGCATTCCCGGCTGAGCCGCCTTTTGATGGCGTAATCAGTCGCGCATTTGCCTCGCTGACCGACATGGTGAACTGGTGTCATCATCTGCCGGGAAGAGAAGGGCGGTTCTTTGCGCTCAAAGGTGTGCGTCCGGATGATGAAATCGCTGAATTACCGGCCGGTTATGTCTCCGATGCGGTGATTAAGCTGCAGGTGCCGCAGCTGGAAGGTGACCGTCATCTGGTCATCATTCGTCACCAGTAG
- the mnmG gene encoding tRNA uridine-5-carboxymethylaminomethyl(34) synthesis enzyme MnmG, with the protein MFYQDPFDVIVIGGGHAGTEAAMAAARMGQQTLLLTHNIDTLGQMSCNPAIGGIGKGHLVKEVDALGGLMASAIDQAGIQFRILNASKGPAVRATRAQADRVLYRQAVRTALENQPNLMIFQQAVDDLIVENDRVVGAVTQMGLKFRAKTVVLTVGTFLDGKIHIGLDNYSGGRAGDPPSIPLAKRLRALPLRVNRLKTGTPPRIDARTIDFSVLSPQHGDNPMPVFSFMGNASQHPQQVPCWITYTNEKTHDVIRNNLDRSPMYAGIIEGIGPRYCPSIEDKVMRFADRNSHQIFLEPEGLTSNEIYPNGISTSLPFDVQIQIVRSMQGMENAKIVRPGYAIEYDFFDPRDLKPTLESKFIHGLFFAGQINGTTGYEEAAAQGMLAGLNAARQSADKEGWAPRRDQAYLGVLVDDLCTLGTKEPYRMFTSRAEYRLMLREDNADLRLTETGRELGLVDDARWARFNQKLEAIELERQRLRDIWVHPKSEHVTEVNTVLSAPLTKEASGEDLLRRPELTYLKLMTLDAFGPALTDEQAAEQVEIQVKYEGYIARQQEEIDRQLRNENTLLPVDLDYRQVNGLSNEVIAKLNDHKPSSIGQATRISGITPAAISILLIYLKKQGLLRKSA; encoded by the coding sequence ATGTTTTATCAGGATCCTTTTGACGTCATCGTAATTGGTGGTGGTCATGCGGGCACCGAAGCCGCAATGGCGGCAGCCCGAATGGGTCAGCAAACCCTGTTACTCACCCATAACATTGATACGCTTGGACAAATGTCCTGTAACCCGGCGATTGGTGGTATTGGCAAAGGACATTTGGTGAAGGAAGTGGATGCCCTGGGTGGTCTGATGGCCAGTGCGATTGACCAGGCGGGTATCCAGTTTAGGATACTAAACGCCAGCAAAGGTCCGGCAGTGCGGGCTACCCGTGCTCAGGCGGATCGCGTGCTCTATCGCCAGGCAGTGCGCACCGCACTGGAGAACCAGCCCAATCTGATGATCTTCCAGCAGGCGGTTGACGATCTTATCGTGGAAAACGATCGGGTGGTGGGTGCAGTCACCCAGATGGGACTGAAGTTCCGCGCGAAAACCGTGGTCCTCACCGTCGGTACATTCCTTGACGGCAAAATTCATATCGGTCTGGACAATTACAGTGGCGGTCGCGCTGGCGATCCCCCGTCCATTCCGCTGGCAAAACGACTGCGTGCGCTGCCGCTGCGGGTCAACCGCCTCAAGACCGGTACGCCACCGCGTATCGATGCGCGCACCATCGATTTTTCAGTGCTCAGTCCGCAGCACGGCGATAACCCGATGCCGGTGTTCTCGTTCATGGGCAATGCCTCTCAGCATCCGCAGCAGGTGCCGTGCTGGATCACCTATACCAACGAGAAAACCCATGATGTGATCCGCAATAATCTGGATCGCAGCCCGATGTATGCCGGGATCATTGAGGGGATCGGCCCTCGCTACTGCCCGTCGATCGAAGACAAAGTCATGCGTTTTGCCGATCGTAACTCGCATCAGATTTTCCTGGAGCCGGAAGGGCTGACCAGTAATGAGATCTACCCGAACGGGATTTCGACCAGTCTGCCGTTTGACGTGCAGATTCAGATCGTCCGCTCGATGCAGGGTATGGAGAATGCGAAGATCGTGCGTCCGGGTTATGCCATTGAGTATGACTTCTTCGATCCGCGCGATCTCAAACCGACGCTGGAAAGTAAATTTATTCACGGCCTGTTCTTTGCCGGACAGATCAACGGCACCACCGGCTACGAAGAAGCGGCTGCGCAGGGGATGCTGGCTGGTCTGAATGCGGCCCGCCAGTCTGCCGACAAAGAGGGCTGGGCGCCGCGTCGTGACCAGGCTTATCTGGGCGTGCTGGTTGATGATCTCTGCACACTCGGCACCAAAGAGCCGTACCGGATGTTTACCTCCCGTGCTGAATACCGTCTGATGCTGCGCGAAGACAACGCCGATCTGCGTCTGACCGAAACCGGTCGTGAGCTGGGTCTGGTGGACGATGCGCGCTGGGCGCGTTTCAATCAGAAACTGGAAGCGATTGAACTGGAGCGTCAGCGCCTGCGCGATATCTGGGTTCATCCGAAGTCAGAACACGTGACAGAAGTGAACACCGTCCTCAGCGCGCCGCTGACCAAAGAAGCCAGCGGGGAAGATCTGCTGCGCCGTCCGGAGCTGACTTACCTGAAGCTGATGACACTGGATGCCTTTGGTCCGGCTCTGACTGATGAGCAGGCCGCTGAGCAAGTTGAGATTCAGGTCAAATATGAAGGGTATATTGCGCGCCAGCAGGAAGAGATCGACCGCCAGTTGCGTAACGAGAATACGCTGTTACCGGTAGACCTCGACTACCGTCAGGTGAACGGGCTGTCGAATGAGGTGATCGCCAAGCTGAACGATCACAAGCCGTCGTCGATTGGTCAGGCAACGCGCATTTCCGGCATTACGCCGGCGGCCATCTCAATTCTGCTTATCTATCTGAAAAAACAGGGTCTGCTGCGCAAAAGCGCCTGA
- the mioC gene encoding FMN-binding protein MioC, protein MADITLISGSTLGSAEYVAEHLEEKLQEAGFSTQMLHGPELDEVPLEGIWLVVCSTHGAGDIPDNLLPLFEAITESQPDLSQVRFGAIGLGNHEYDLFCGAIRQIEALLIAQGARQIGDRLEIDVLEHEIPEDPAEAWLESWKKAI, encoded by the coding sequence ATGGCCGATATTACCTTAATCAGTGGCAGTACTCTGGGTAGCGCAGAGTATGTGGCTGAACATCTCGAAGAAAAATTACAGGAAGCGGGCTTCTCAACCCAGATGCTGCACGGCCCGGAGCTGGACGAGGTGCCGCTCGAGGGTATCTGGCTGGTGGTCTGTTCAACTCACGGTGCCGGCGATATTCCCGACAACCTGCTGCCGCTGTTCGAAGCCATCACGGAAAGCCAGCCCGATCTCTCGCAGGTCCGGTTTGGTGCCATTGGACTCGGCAATCATGAATATGATCTCTTTTGTGGCGCGATCCGCCAGATTGAAGCGCTGTTAATTGCTCAGGGTGCCCGTCAGATTGGCGATCGTCTGGAGATTGACGTGCTGGAGCATGAGATCCCTGAAGATCCGGCGGAAGCCTGGCTGGAAAGCTGGAAAAAGGCGATCTGA
- the asnC gene encoding transcriptional regulator AsnC: MAEHLQLDNLDRGILNALLDNARTAYAELAKQFNVSPGTIHVRVEKMKQAGIILGTRVDIDPRQLGFDVCCFIGIILKSARDYPAALSKLDALDEVVEAWYTTGHYSIFIKVMCRSIDALQQVLINKIQTIDEIQSTETLISLQNPIMRTIKP; this comes from the coding sequence ATGGCCGAACATCTGCAGCTCGATAACCTGGATCGCGGCATTCTGAATGCCCTGCTGGATAACGCGCGCACCGCTTACGCCGAGCTGGCAAAACAGTTTAATGTCAGCCCCGGCACCATTCATGTGCGTGTGGAAAAGATGAAGCAGGCGGGCATTATTCTGGGCACCCGGGTAGATATCGATCCGCGCCAGCTGGGGTTTGATGTCTGCTGTTTTATCGGCATTATCCTCAAGAGTGCGCGTGACTATCCGGCGGCGCTGAGCAAACTGGATGCGCTGGATGAAGTCGTCGAGGCCTGGTACACGACCGGCCACTACAGCATCTTTATTAAAGTCATGTGCCGGTCAATCGATGCCCTGCAACAGGTGCTGATCAACAAGATCCAGACCATTGATGAAATCCAGTCGACAGAAACCCTGATCTCGCTGCAAAACCCGATCATGCGGACCATCAAGCCCTGA
- the ovoA gene encoding 5-histidylcysteine sulfoxide synthase, with the protein MTLAQPHRDLPAPTRTLLLSGQNTEQKRAELLAYFHQTWEQYESLFTCLADSKAWFTKAIPLRHPLIFYFGHTATFYINKLMAGRLIDARLDDRIEAMMAIGVDEMSWDDLNDSHYDWPTIEEVREYRGRVKALVSDLIQTMPITLPISWESPAWVILMGIEHERIHLETSSVLIRQLPVEWVRPQAAWPACPMARHQREAVPANTLLPMPGGTVTLGKTDDTYGWDNEYGRQQVALQPFRASKMLVSNAEFLAFVEAGGYQDARWWDDEGWGWCQFAKAEMPTFWVGTPAMPDQLKLRLMCEEVTMPWDWPAEVNQLEAAAFCRWKADQTGMSVQLPCEAEWAQLREQVVGDQPDWERAPGNINLAYWASSSPVDLFAQGEFFDIVGNVWQWTTTPTNGFEGFKVHPLYDDFSTPTFDGKHSLIKGGSWISTGNEALKSARYAFRRHFFQHAGFRYVVSSHQETMALNPYESDAMVSQYLDFQYGPRYFGVDNYAESLVKLALNYTPARGDALDIGCATGRASFELARHFERVTGMDYSARFIDVALQLASGEDFRYLLPQEGDLVEYRQVRLKDFSLESELAQRIQFVQGDACNLKPQPGRYDLVLASNLIDRLRQPARFLRDITPMLRQGGILLLSSPYTWLEDFTPKENWLGGVRENGEALTTLQALQRLLAADFDLVDEPQDKPFVIRETARKFQHTLAQVTVWRKR; encoded by the coding sequence GTGACGCTTGCTCAACCCCACCGCGATTTGCCTGCACCGACGCGGACGTTATTGCTCTCCGGCCAGAATACAGAACAAAAACGTGCCGAATTGCTGGCCTATTTTCATCAGACCTGGGAACAGTATGAAAGTCTGTTCACCTGTCTGGCCGATTCGAAGGCCTGGTTTACCAAAGCCATTCCGCTGCGCCATCCGCTTATCTTCTATTTTGGCCATACTGCCACCTTCTACATTAATAAGCTGATGGCCGGACGCCTGATTGACGCGCGTCTGGACGATCGTATCGAAGCGATGATGGCGATTGGTGTGGATGAGATGAGCTGGGACGATCTCAACGACAGCCACTATGACTGGCCCACTATTGAAGAAGTCCGTGAATACCGCGGACGCGTGAAAGCGCTGGTCAGCGATCTGATCCAGACCATGCCGATTACGCTGCCGATCAGCTGGGAGAGCCCGGCCTGGGTGATCCTGATGGGTATTGAGCATGAGCGTATCCATCTGGAAACCTCCAGCGTGCTGATCCGCCAGTTACCGGTTGAGTGGGTCAGACCGCAGGCCGCGTGGCCGGCCTGTCCGATGGCGCGCCACCAGCGCGAAGCTGTGCCGGCCAACACGCTGCTGCCGATGCCTGGCGGCACCGTCACGCTGGGTAAAACCGACGATACCTACGGCTGGGATAACGAATATGGCCGCCAGCAGGTTGCGCTGCAGCCGTTCAGGGCGAGCAAAATGCTGGTCAGCAACGCAGAATTTCTGGCGTTCGTTGAGGCGGGCGGTTATCAGGATGCCCGCTGGTGGGATGATGAAGGCTGGGGCTGGTGTCAGTTTGCCAAAGCAGAGATGCCCACTTTCTGGGTCGGCACGCCTGCGATGCCCGATCAGCTTAAACTGCGTCTGATGTGTGAAGAAGTCACTATGCCATGGGACTGGCCTGCCGAGGTGAATCAGCTGGAAGCGGCGGCGTTCTGCCGATGGAAGGCGGATCAGACCGGCATGAGCGTTCAGCTTCCCTGTGAAGCGGAGTGGGCTCAGCTGCGCGAACAGGTCGTGGGCGATCAGCCGGACTGGGAGCGGGCGCCGGGCAACATCAACCTGGCGTACTGGGCTTCCTCCTCGCCAGTCGATCTCTTCGCCCAGGGCGAATTCTTCGATATCGTCGGTAACGTCTGGCAGTGGACAACCACGCCAACTAACGGCTTTGAAGGCTTCAAAGTCCACCCGCTTTACGATGATTTCTCTACTCCGACCTTCGATGGCAAACATTCGCTGATTAAAGGCGGCAGCTGGATCTCGACCGGCAACGAAGCGCTGAAATCAGCACGCTATGCGTTCCGCCGCCACTTCTTCCAGCATGCCGGTTTCCGCTACGTGGTTTCCAGCCATCAGGAGACCATGGCGCTGAACCCGTATGAATCAGACGCGATGGTGTCGCAGTACCTCGACTTCCAGTATGGCCCGCGCTATTTCGGCGTGGATAACTATGCCGAAAGCCTGGTGAAGCTGGCGCTTAACTACACCCCGGCCCGTGGCGATGCTCTGGATATCGGCTGTGCCACCGGACGCGCCAGTTTTGAACTGGCACGCCACTTTGAACGCGTTACCGGGATGGACTATTCGGCACGCTTCATTGATGTGGCGCTGCAGCTGGCCAGCGGCGAAGACTTCCGTTATCTGCTGCCGCAGGAAGGCGATCTGGTGGAGTATCGTCAGGTTCGCCTGAAAGATTTCTCACTGGAGAGCGAACTGGCGCAGCGGATTCAGTTTGTTCAGGGCGACGCCTGTAACCTGAAGCCGCAGCCTGGCCGTTACGATCTGGTACTCGCCTCCAACCTGATCGATCGTCTGCGTCAGCCTGCACGCTTCCTGCGTGACATCACACCGATGCTGCGTCAGGGCGGCATTCTGCTGCTCTCATCGCCTTACACCTGGCTGGAAGATTTCACGCCGAAGGAGAACTGGCTGGGCGGCGTGCGTGAGAATGGTGAGGCACTGACCACACTGCAAGCACTGCAACGTCTGCTGGCGGCCGACTTCGACCTGGTCGATGAACCGCAGGATAAACCGTTTGTGATCCGCGAAACGGCCCGCAAGTTCCAGCACACGCTGGCGCAGGTCACCGTCTGGCGCAAACGCTAA